A stretch of the Ochrobactrum sp. BTU1 genome encodes the following:
- the sseA gene encoding 3-mercaptopyruvate sulfurtransferase translates to MSDKSAFVISRDDLKARLGEPGLAIVDASWYLPAAGRNGRDEYDAAHIPGAVFFDQDVIADKDSGLPHTLPSPELFARHVGAMGITADETIVVYDGPGMFSAPRVWWMFRVMGVKNVLVLDGGFDGWKAANFPVTDEVTKIAATLFTPSFNASKVVDFAEMSKIVDGRSSQIADARAAGRFTGRDAEPREGMRSGHMPGARNVPVGSLSENGQLKSLDSLREIFASAGVDLNKPVVTSCGSGVTAAVITLALTSLGHEDNRLYDGSWSEWGSRQDTPVVTGEAE, encoded by the coding sequence ATGTCCGACAAAAGCGCATTTGTTATCTCCCGCGATGATCTGAAAGCTCGTCTGGGCGAGCCGGGTCTCGCAATCGTGGATGCATCCTGGTATTTGCCCGCAGCCGGTCGCAATGGGCGCGATGAATATGATGCAGCACACATTCCGGGCGCAGTTTTCTTTGATCAGGATGTGATTGCAGACAAGGATTCGGGTCTCCCGCATACTTTGCCATCGCCGGAGCTTTTTGCGCGCCATGTAGGTGCAATGGGCATTACGGCGGATGAAACCATTGTGGTCTATGACGGCCCCGGCATGTTTTCCGCACCGCGTGTCTGGTGGATGTTCCGCGTGATGGGTGTGAAGAACGTTCTGGTTCTCGATGGCGGTTTTGATGGTTGGAAGGCAGCAAACTTCCCCGTCACGGATGAAGTCACAAAAATTGCTGCAACACTTTTCACGCCTTCATTCAATGCGTCAAAGGTCGTTGATTTTGCCGAAATGAGCAAAATCGTGGATGGACGCAGCTCTCAGATTGCTGATGCGCGTGCCGCAGGCCGTTTCACAGGCCGCGATGCAGAACCGCGTGAAGGTATGCGTTCCGGCCACATGCCGGGCGCTCGCAACGTTCCGGTCGGTTCCCTGTCTGAAAACGGTCAGCTGAAAAGCCTCGACAGCCTTCGCGAAATCTTCGCCAGTGCCGGTGTAGACCTCAATAAACCAGTCGTCACCAGCTGCGGTTCCGGCGTGACCGCTGCCGTTATCACCCTGGCATTGACCTCGCTTGGCCATGAAGACAATCGGCTTTATGATGGCTCATGGAGTGAATGGGGCAGCAGGCAGGATACGCCTGTAGTGACCGGCGAAGCAGAATAA
- a CDS encoding helix-turn-helix domain-containing protein, which yields MSKLLDLPPKELRRRAIIARGVLDIHAALRKFQDSPAMTMTILAVALGWYEGRPLDTSGVARIASLPRTTVTRHLKALEAEGFLRFSRTQRWVFPIPRNTAAVVNVSVYDDLELIITRTGRELTKLDT from the coding sequence GTGAGCAAGCTCCTCGACTTGCCGCCGAAGGAGTTGCGCCGCCGTGCGATCATTGCGCGAGGCGTACTCGATATACATGCAGCCCTCAGAAAATTTCAGGATAGCCCGGCAATGACCATGACTATCCTTGCAGTTGCCTTAGGATGGTATGAAGGCCGACCTTTGGACACCTCAGGGGTGGCGCGTATAGCGTCACTTCCGAGGACGACTGTAACGAGGCATCTTAAAGCGCTGGAGGCCGAGGGCTTCCTTCGCTTCTCACGAACACAGCGTTGGGTCTTTCCGATCCCGCGCAACACAGCAGCTGTGGTCAATGTGTCGGTCTATGATGACCTAGAGTTGATTATTACACGCACAGGACGAGAACTGACCAAACTGGACACATGA
- a CDS encoding antirestriction protein ArdA, with amino-acid sequence MPRIYAACLASYNNGVLHGRWIEASSDVDAMQDEINAMLRGSKYPNVTVTCPDCDGHGGIIASGCDTCRGAGEVPSAEEWAMHDSEDLPSCFGEYPGLQAIADYVEFLEDHDEHDEEDLKAIFEDYRNTDDAADAMENRFVTICASFKDYSDDCADEHISSLTADGEAPQFLVNYFDYEAFARDLKHDYNVIDVPSGVAIFHH; translated from the coding sequence ATGCCGCGCATTTATGCTGCCTGTCTCGCTTCGTACAACAATGGCGTTCTTCATGGCCGCTGGATTGAAGCTTCTAGCGATGTCGATGCAATGCAGGACGAAATCAACGCAATGCTTCGGGGAAGCAAGTACCCTAACGTGACCGTGACGTGTCCCGACTGTGACGGTCACGGGGGCATTATTGCCAGCGGCTGCGACACTTGCAGAGGTGCGGGGGAAGTTCCCAGCGCCGAAGAATGGGCGATGCATGACAGTGAAGACCTGCCGTCCTGCTTTGGGGAATACCCGGGATTACAAGCAATAGCCGATTACGTCGAGTTCCTAGAAGACCACGACGAACACGATGAGGAAGACCTTAAGGCGATCTTTGAGGATTACCGGAATACGGACGATGCGGCGGACGCTATGGAGAACCGCTTCGTGACAATTTGCGCAAGCTTCAAAGATTACTCGGATGACTGTGCGGACGAACATATTTCCTCGCTCACAGCGGACGGCGAAGCTCCCCAGTTCTTAGTCAACTATTTCGATTATGAAGCCTTCGCCCGTGACCTCAAGCACGATTACAACGTGATCGACGTGCCGTCTGGCGTTGCGATCTTCCATCACTGA
- a CDS encoding helix-turn-helix domain-containing protein, translated as MKDLHSFKRGDKVRLVNTNVTQNAAPRLDRGYYDDILRGAEGEVLNASPQHSLLTVHFNQGGTTVLLHWRLEAVNAEAPAPVVPSLPMTKAVLDLLKQKGTLTSLEAQGVLRCRSLSKRISELKQLGWPIFREMKWDTTGQRYARYSLAL; from the coding sequence ATGAAAGACCTGCATTCCTTCAAGCGCGGCGACAAGGTTCGCCTAGTGAACACCAACGTCACGCAGAACGCAGCTCCTCGGCTTGATAGAGGCTATTATGACGACATCCTTAGGGGAGCAGAGGGCGAGGTACTGAACGCAAGTCCGCAGCACAGCCTCCTGACAGTCCATTTTAATCAAGGCGGAACCACTGTTTTGCTCCATTGGCGACTTGAAGCTGTCAACGCAGAGGCACCAGCGCCTGTCGTCCCCTCGCTGCCCATGACGAAGGCCGTGCTGGACCTCCTTAAGCAAAAGGGAACGCTCACCTCATTGGAAGCTCAAGGCGTCCTCAGGTGCCGCAGCCTGTCGAAACGCATCAGTGAACTTAAGCAGCTCGGTTGGCCGATCTTCAGGGAAATGAAGTGGGACACCACGGGCCAGCGCTATGCGAGATACAGCTTAGCTCTCTAA
- a CDS encoding cysteine synthase A, whose translation MLNSALDAIGNTPLIRLKKASEITGCEIYGKAEFLNPGQSVKDRAALYIIRDAEKRGLLKPGGVIVEGTAGNTGIGLTFVAKALGYRTVIVIPETQSQEKKDALRLLGAELIEVPAAPYRNPNNYVRLSGRLAEQLAKTEPNGAIWANQFDNVANRIAHIETTAQEIWRDTNGKVDGFVSAVGSGGTLAGTAFGLKDKNADIKIALADPHGAALYSFYTTGELKSEGDSITEGIGQGRITANLEGFIPDFSYRVGDADALDILFDLVQEEGLCLGGSSGINIAGAIRLAKDLGPGHTIVTVLCDYGNRYQSKLFNPAFLRGKDLPVPGWLETKTDVHIPYEG comes from the coding sequence ATGCTCAATTCGGCACTCGATGCTATCGGCAATACACCACTGATCCGCTTGAAAAAGGCTTCTGAAATCACTGGTTGCGAAATCTACGGCAAGGCCGAATTTCTCAATCCCGGACAGTCGGTCAAGGACCGCGCAGCGCTTTACATCATCCGTGATGCCGAAAAACGCGGACTGCTCAAGCCCGGCGGCGTTATTGTTGAAGGTACAGCAGGAAACACCGGCATCGGTCTTACTTTTGTTGCCAAGGCGCTTGGCTATCGCACCGTTATTGTTATTCCGGAAACCCAAAGCCAGGAAAAGAAGGATGCACTGCGCCTTCTAGGTGCTGAACTGATTGAGGTTCCTGCCGCGCCTTATCGCAATCCGAACAATTATGTGCGTCTTTCCGGGCGTCTGGCCGAGCAACTCGCCAAAACCGAACCCAATGGCGCAATCTGGGCCAATCAGTTCGATAATGTTGCCAATCGCATCGCACATATTGAAACGACAGCGCAGGAAATCTGGCGTGATACCAATGGCAAGGTCGATGGCTTCGTTTCGGCTGTAGGTTCAGGTGGCACACTTGCAGGCACTGCATTCGGCCTCAAGGATAAGAATGCGGATATCAAGATCGCTCTCGCTGATCCGCATGGTGCAGCGCTTTATTCCTTCTACACCACGGGCGAATTGAAATCAGAAGGTGATTCCATCACTGAAGGCATCGGGCAGGGGCGCATCACGGCCAATCTCGAAGGTTTCATACCCGATTTTTCCTACCGTGTTGGCGATGCTGATGCGCTCGATATTCTGTTTGATCTGGTGCAGGAGGAAGGACTTTGCTTGGGCGGTTCTTCGGGCATCAATATTGCCGGTGCAATCCGCCTTGCAAAAGATCTCGGGCCGGGCCACACAATCGTGACCGTGCTTTGCGACTATGGTAATCGTTACCAGTCCAAGCTGTTCAACCCTGCTTTCCTGCGCGGCAAAGATCTGCCTGTGCCGGGTTGGTTGGAAACGAAAACTGATGTTCACATACCGTACGAGGGATAA
- a CDS encoding MarR family winged helix-turn-helix transcriptional regulator codes for MTASNTDPKADQATLARKLAAILALFQGDDNTMQINLLTTFLHIKANGETPHKKLELLMDATGASVSRNIAKLSEEGYKKRDGQRDPGMGLVKSTEMSNDKSAKAATLTPAGQAVFDEFVRILRSGNNGS; via the coding sequence ATGACCGCATCGAACACCGATCCTAAAGCCGATCAGGCAACGCTAGCGCGAAAGCTGGCGGCTATCCTCGCTCTCTTTCAGGGCGATGATAACACTATGCAGATCAACCTATTAACGACCTTTCTGCACATCAAAGCGAATGGGGAAACACCTCATAAAAAGCTTGAATTGCTCATGGATGCCACCGGCGCATCAGTTTCTCGCAACATCGCGAAGCTGTCCGAAGAGGGCTACAAGAAGCGTGATGGTCAGAGAGACCCGGGAATGGGTTTGGTCAAATCCACAGAAATGTCCAACGACAAATCTGCGAAAGCTGCAACGCTTACGCCAGCCGGTCAGGCTGTGTTCGATGAGTTCGTCCGTATCCTAAGGAGTGGAAATAATGGCAGTTAG
- the terL gene encoding phage terminase large subunit: protein MTATKQRALSSTHLNQVLDPLKADFRNFLYVIWQHVLPGCNPTKVQYDIARFLQHGPKRMVIEAFRGVGKSWITSAFVCWLLYCNPQLNILVISASKQRADDFSTFTKRLIFEIDILAHLRPTGDQRNSNVAFDVGPARASHAPSVKSLGITSQIAGSRADVIIPDDVEVPNNSDTSLKREKLSEQIKEFDAVLKPGGRIIYLGTPQSEQSIYNLLPDRGYQLRIWCARYPDEARRAKYGSKLAPLIAKELDADPNLVGRTTDPERFSGHDLDERELSYGKSGFSLQFMLDTSLSDEDKYPLKLSDLIVLGLNPKKGPSEIVWAASKDKVREDLPMIGLPGDRYYEPMFIGKEWLDYEGSVMFVDPSGRGKDETTWAVIKMLHGMLFLTAIGASKDGYSDPTLLKVLKCAKDQSVNLILVEPNYGDGMFAQLLRAKSQVQYPVQIEDSPWAKAQKEVRIIDTLEPILNQHKLVVCSSVIEWDYESTEVYTQDDMVRMRLFYQMTRITRNRGALAHDDRIDAVAGAVAYWVDYMGRNTDKAVADRKQELLDQELARFMENALGSSFHSSPRWF from the coding sequence TTGACCGCAACTAAGCAGAGGGCGTTATCTTCGACGCACCTCAACCAAGTCCTTGATCCACTCAAGGCAGACTTCAGAAACTTCCTTTATGTCATCTGGCAGCATGTCCTTCCGGGATGCAACCCGACGAAGGTCCAGTACGACATCGCACGGTTCCTTCAGCATGGCCCTAAGCGTATGGTCATCGAAGCTTTCCGTGGTGTCGGTAAGTCGTGGATTACGTCCGCCTTTGTGTGCTGGCTGCTCTATTGTAATCCTCAGCTAAATATCCTCGTTATCTCGGCCTCTAAGCAACGCGCTGACGACTTCTCAACGTTCACCAAACGTCTGATCTTTGAAATCGATATTCTGGCCCACCTGAGGCCGACAGGCGACCAACGTAACTCCAACGTGGCATTCGATGTCGGACCTGCTCGTGCCTCTCACGCGCCGTCTGTGAAGTCCCTAGGAATCACCTCGCAGATCGCCGGTAGCCGTGCTGACGTGATCATTCCCGATGACGTTGAGGTTCCTAACAACTCCGACACTTCGCTGAAACGTGAGAAGCTGTCTGAGCAGATTAAGGAGTTCGATGCTGTTCTGAAGCCGGGAGGCCGTATCATCTACCTCGGTACACCGCAGAGTGAACAGTCTATCTACAACCTTCTTCCTGACCGTGGTTACCAGCTCCGCATCTGGTGTGCTCGTTATCCTGACGAAGCGAGACGCGCTAAGTACGGCTCTAAGCTGGCCCCTCTGATCGCCAAGGAGCTTGATGCTGATCCGAACCTAGTTGGACGCACAACTGACCCTGAACGCTTCTCAGGCCACGATCTGGACGAACGTGAGCTGTCTTATGGTAAGTCCGGCTTCAGCCTTCAGTTCATGCTCGATACGAGCTTGTCGGATGAAGACAAGTATCCACTTAAGCTGTCCGATCTGATCGTCCTAGGGCTGAACCCGAAGAAAGGACCTTCAGAAATTGTCTGGGCTGCCTCAAAGGACAAGGTTCGTGAGGACCTTCCGATGATCGGCCTTCCGGGTGATCGCTACTACGAACCAATGTTCATCGGTAAGGAATGGCTGGATTACGAAGGCTCAGTCATGTTCGTGGACCCTTCGGGCCGAGGTAAGGATGAAACCACATGGGCCGTCATTAAGATGCTCCATGGGATGCTCTTCCTGACAGCGATCGGTGCATCTAAGGACGGCTATAGTGATCCCACGCTTCTAAAGGTGCTGAAATGTGCCAAGGACCAGAGCGTCAATCTGATCCTCGTTGAGCCGAACTACGGTGACGGCATGTTTGCCCAGCTGCTCCGTGCAAAGTCGCAGGTTCAGTATCCTGTTCAGATCGAAGACAGCCCTTGGGCAAAGGCTCAGAAGGAAGTCCGCATCATCGACACGCTGGAACCAATTCTGAACCAGCACAAGCTCGTGGTCTGCTCCTCGGTAATCGAATGGGATTACGAGAGCACTGAGGTCTACACACAGGACGACATGGTGCGTATGCGTCTGTTCTACCAGATGACCCGTATCACCCGTAACCGTGGCGCTCTGGCCCATGATGACCGGATTGATGCTGTCGCAGGAGCCGTGGCGTACTGGGTAGACTACATGGGCCGAAACACTGACAAGGCTGTTGCAGACAGGAAGCAGGAGCTGCTCGATCAGGAACTGGCACGGTTCATGGAGAATGCCCTCGGTTCCTCCTTCCACTCGTCACCTCGGTGGTTCTGA
- a CDS encoding DEAD/DEAH box helicase — MTTENTGGFAALGVTGVLLKGVEAAGMTEPKPIQTQAIPHQLEGRDILGIAQTGSGKTAAFSLPILQKIIALGDKRKGKTARALILAPTRELAVQIEETIRTVAKQAHISTALVLGGVSRLSQIKRMQGGVDVLIATPGRLTDLVRENCVDLSETRWLVLDEADRMLDMGFINDVKRIAKGTHKNRQTALFSATMPKEIAALAQSLLRDPIRVEVAPQGTTAAEITQVVHPVPTKEKRRLLSGLLGDKGMKSVIVFTRTKHGADAVVRHLERDGFDVAAIHGNKSQNARQRALNGFRDGTLRILVATDIAARGIDVPGISHVVNYDLPDEPETYVHRIGRTGRNGASGASITLYDAATEDSKLRAVERVTRNKLTIKEAPVKLAPAPAPKFDDAEDRPRSDRKPGSHSVPQKHRRPANKMAKSGEHRSGQTSQGSKPAGAEGAAKPKRPFHRKRRPGGGGGGQRAA; from the coding sequence TTGACTACTGAAAACACCGGCGGCTTTGCCGCTCTTGGCGTTACCGGCGTGTTGCTCAAAGGCGTTGAAGCTGCTGGCATGACCGAGCCAAAGCCGATCCAGACACAGGCTATTCCGCACCAGCTGGAAGGTCGCGACATTCTGGGTATCGCACAGACCGGCTCTGGCAAAACCGCTGCATTCAGCTTGCCGATCCTGCAGAAAATCATCGCACTTGGTGACAAGCGCAAGGGCAAGACCGCACGCGCGCTGATCCTCGCACCAACTCGCGAATTGGCCGTGCAGATTGAAGAAACAATCCGCACTGTCGCCAAGCAGGCCCATATCTCCACCGCACTTGTTCTCGGCGGCGTGTCACGCCTGAGCCAGATCAAGCGTATGCAGGGTGGCGTGGACGTTCTTATTGCAACGCCGGGTCGTCTGACCGATCTGGTCCGCGAAAACTGCGTCGATCTGTCGGAAACCCGCTGGCTGGTTCTCGATGAAGCTGACCGTATGCTCGACATGGGCTTCATCAACGATGTGAAGCGCATTGCCAAGGGCACGCACAAGAACCGTCAGACAGCACTTTTCTCGGCAACCATGCCAAAGGAAATCGCTGCACTCGCTCAGAGCCTGCTGCGCGATCCAATTCGCGTTGAAGTTGCTCCACAGGGTACGACAGCTGCTGAAATCACGCAGGTCGTGCATCCTGTTCCAACCAAGGAAAAACGCCGTCTGCTTTCCGGACTTCTGGGCGACAAGGGCATGAAGTCGGTCATCGTCTTCACCCGCACCAAGCATGGTGCAGATGCGGTTGTGCGTCATCTCGAACGTGATGGCTTCGACGTTGCTGCGATCCACGGCAATAAATCCCAGAATGCCCGTCAGCGCGCGCTGAACGGCTTCCGTGATGGCACATTGCGCATTCTGGTTGCGACCGACATCGCCGCACGCGGTATTGACGTTCCGGGCATCAGCCACGTCGTCAACTACGATCTGCCGGATGAGCCTGAAACCTACGTACACCGTATTGGCCGTACCGGTCGTAACGGCGCAAGCGGTGCTTCGATCACGCTTTACGATGCAGCAACAGAAGATTCGAAGCTGCGCGCGGTTGAACGCGTTACGCGTAACAAGCTGACCATCAAGGAAGCTCCGGTTAAGCTTGCACCAGCACCGGCTCCAAAGTTCGATGATGCAGAAGACCGGCCACGTTCGGACCGCAAGCCAGGTTCGCACTCTGTGCCGCAGAAGCATCGCCGTCCTGCAAACAAGATGGCAAAGTCTGGCGAACATCGTTCGGGCCAGACTTCCCAAGGTTCAAAGCCTGCAGGTGCAGAAGGCGCAGCAAAGCCAAAGCGTCCATTCCATCGCAAACGTCGTCCAGGTGGCGGCGGTGGCGGCCAACGCGCTGCTTAA
- the ilvA gene encoding threonine ammonia-lyase IlvA, whose translation MNAFVKAVAQAETAMRALFPETPLQLNDYLSRKYGAEIWLKREDLTPVRSYKIRGAFNFISRAVKTADENAVFVCASAGNHAQGFAFACRHFGRKGVVFMPVTTPQQKIDKTRAFGAEFIEIKLVGDIFDVCYAASQEYAEANKGVMVPPFDHAGIIEGQATVALEIERQLPDGKKPDFVFLPVGGGGLSGGVTQYFTALGWKTAYRFIEPQGAASLKGSLEAGKRIKLSQVDNFVDGAAVAEIGKENFKLLKGFDKNIVVTVPENRLCSTIVEMLNIEGVVLEPAGALGIDALKDFKKSELKGKRIVIVVSGGNFDFERLPDVKERALRYEGLKKYFIFRFPQRPGALRSFLDLLGPEDDVARFEYLKKSARNFGSVLIGIETKDAANFKILEKKFAEAGWAYQDITDNQVLADFII comes from the coding sequence ATGAACGCCTTCGTTAAAGCCGTAGCTCAAGCTGAAACTGCCATGCGCGCGCTCTTTCCAGAGACGCCCTTGCAGCTCAATGACTATCTTTCACGGAAATACGGCGCGGAAATTTGGCTCAAACGCGAAGATCTGACACCAGTTCGCTCTTATAAAATACGTGGCGCCTTCAACTTCATTTCGCGCGCGGTAAAAACTGCTGACGAAAATGCGGTCTTCGTTTGCGCATCGGCTGGCAATCACGCGCAGGGTTTTGCCTTCGCCTGTCGCCACTTTGGTCGCAAGGGCGTGGTGTTCATGCCTGTAACAACGCCACAGCAAAAAATCGACAAGACCCGTGCTTTCGGTGCGGAATTTATCGAAATCAAGCTCGTCGGCGATATTTTCGATGTTTGCTATGCTGCATCGCAAGAATATGCAGAGGCAAATAAAGGCGTGATGGTGCCGCCATTTGACCATGCAGGCATCATCGAAGGGCAGGCGACTGTTGCGCTCGAAATCGAACGACAGCTGCCGGATGGCAAGAAGCCGGATTTTGTCTTCCTTCCAGTTGGCGGTGGCGGCCTTTCGGGCGGCGTGACACAATATTTCACTGCTCTGGGCTGGAAGACTGCCTATCGCTTCATTGAGCCACAGGGCGCTGCAAGCCTCAAGGGCAGCCTTGAAGCAGGCAAACGTATCAAACTTAGCCAAGTCGATAATTTTGTCGATGGCGCAGCCGTCGCAGAGATCGGCAAGGAAAACTTCAAGCTTCTCAAAGGCTTCGACAAAAATATTGTCGTCACGGTTCCGGAAAATCGCCTCTGTTCAACCATCGTCGAGATGCTGAATATTGAGGGCGTCGTCCTTGAGCCTGCCGGTGCGCTCGGCATTGATGCGCTCAAGGATTTCAAGAAAAGCGAACTCAAAGGCAAGCGCATTGTCATCGTCGTATCCGGCGGCAATTTCGATTTTGAGCGTCTGCCAGACGTGAAGGAACGCGCGCTTCGCTATGAAGGTCTCAAGAAATATTTCATCTTCCGCTTCCCGCAGCGTCCCGGTGCGCTACGCTCATTCCTTGATCTGCTCGGTCCGGAAGATGACGTTGCACGCTTTGAATATCTGAAGAAATCTGCACGCAATTTCGGTTCTGTGCTGATCGGTATTGAAACCAAGGACGCTGCAAACTTCAAAATTCTCGAAAAGAAATTTGCGGAAGCAGGCTGGGCTTATCAGGATATTACCGACAATCAGGTGCTGGCAGATTTCATCATCTGA
- a CDS encoding alanyl-tRNA editing protein: MAYETEALFREDAYLSTAEGSVIALTDTGGIILNQTNFYATSGGQPGDTGFFERADGSRIEIAATVTGESKNEIVHVPAEGQALPAIGEKLVLHINWERRYKLMRMHTACHLLSVACPFPITGAAVGEEESRVDFDLPDASYTKESVTEKLMEMVKANDPVTLRWISDEEFLANPDIVKSKNVRPPVGAGRLRLVVIGENGSVDSQPCGGTHVSETQEVGEIHIGKIEKKGKENRRFRIRFGNAPLV, encoded by the coding sequence ATGGCATACGAGACTGAAGCTCTGTTCCGCGAAGATGCATATCTTTCAACCGCGGAGGGTTCGGTCATTGCCCTGACAGATACCGGCGGGATTATTCTTAATCAGACAAATTTTTATGCCACTTCCGGCGGTCAGCCGGGAGATACCGGCTTTTTTGAGCGTGCCGATGGCTCACGTATTGAAATTGCTGCAACCGTGACCGGTGAAAGCAAAAATGAAATCGTCCATGTGCCTGCCGAAGGGCAGGCGCTCCCTGCTATTGGTGAGAAGCTGGTTCTGCATATCAATTGGGAGCGCCGCTACAAGCTGATGCGTATGCATACAGCCTGCCATCTTCTTTCTGTCGCTTGCCCGTTTCCAATCACCGGTGCTGCGGTTGGTGAAGAGGAAAGCCGTGTCGATTTCGATCTTCCTGATGCGAGCTACACCAAGGAATCCGTTACCGAAAAACTCATGGAAATGGTGAAAGCCAATGATCCAGTTACGCTTCGCTGGATCAGCGACGAAGAGTTTCTGGCCAATCCGGATATTGTGAAGTCGAAGAACGTGCGCCCACCTGTGGGTGCAGGCCGTCTTCGTCTGGTGGTTATCGGCGAAAATGGTTCGGTGGATTCGCAACCTTGCGGCGGAACACACGTTTCTGAAACGCAGGAAGTGGGTGAAATCCACATCGGCAAAATCGAAAAGAAGGGCAAGGAAAACCGCCGCTTCCGCATTCGATTTGGCAATGCACCATTAGTTTAA
- a CDS encoding GNAT family N-acetyltransferase, whose translation MTEKMMARVTHLEMTARPALSVPVPSSLRLAIMRSTEMPVHFYRYLYEQVGRQHHWMMRRVQSDAEVAEAIHAETAEIHVLYADGNPAGLLELDLSALPETAEILYFGLVPDYQGRGLGKFFLNEAISTAWSHSPQKVAIHTNTLDSPRALQLYQRMGFVPVGWSEEEVTPWD comes from the coding sequence ATGACTGAAAAAATGATGGCCAGAGTGACCCATCTGGAAATGACAGCGCGTCCTGCGCTGTCGGTTCCGGTTCCCTCCAGCCTGCGCCTTGCCATAATGCGCTCGACCGAAATGCCGGTGCATTTCTATCGCTATCTCTACGAACAGGTTGGACGCCAGCATCACTGGATGATGCGTCGCGTGCAGAGCGATGCGGAAGTGGCCGAGGCTATTCACGCTGAAACTGCCGAGATTCACGTTCTTTACGCTGACGGCAACCCGGCTGGCCTTCTCGAACTGGATTTGTCTGCATTACCTGAAACGGCTGAAATTCTCTATTTCGGCTTGGTTCCCGACTATCAGGGCAGGGGATTGGGTAAGTTCTTCCTCAATGAAGCAATTTCCACGGCCTGGTCCCATAGCCCGCAGAAAGTGGCTATCCACACCAACACGCTCGATAGCCCGCGTGCATTACAGCTTTATCAAAGGATGGGATTTGTGCCTGTCGGCTGGTCCGAAGAAGAAGTCACGCCCTGGGACTAA
- a CDS encoding tyrosine-type recombinase/integrase, translating to MAVRERGKVWQVDVRLGDHGRLRPTFPTKAEAEAWEMDAKHAHKMGRPLPPTETNITQGGGRITTLGQLVPEVEKAWQTDGVTAIKDLLRNVKCFVTWYGENRHPNEVDEIVIDRYVNYLRTEKGNSGSTVNRKMSAVRVLLKRAKRYRLISFLPEFQRFDETKGSLNFLNFGEENPILGKLEHLGYEAHYDLVCFLLDTGCRISEALNLEWRTVRGDRVTFENRKNGQFGTVPLTKRASEALKRRKKLGKHPDKPFGELTYKGAHGVLRQVYAQLGGEFAKITQPFHVYRHSCASRLAIRNVNAKRIMEWMDHSSIIVTQRYMKLAVTDLDEAKNALEVA from the coding sequence ATGGCAGTTAGAGAACGAGGAAAGGTCTGGCAGGTCGATGTCAGGCTCGGGGATCATGGTCGCCTAAGGCCAACGTTCCCGACTAAGGCTGAAGCCGAGGCGTGGGAGATGGATGCGAAACACGCTCATAAGATGGGCCGTCCGCTTCCTCCGACTGAGACGAACATCACCCAAGGCGGCGGCAGGATCACAACTCTGGGGCAGCTTGTGCCAGAAGTTGAGAAGGCTTGGCAGACCGATGGCGTTACTGCGATCAAGGACCTCTTGCGTAACGTCAAGTGCTTCGTCACTTGGTATGGCGAGAACCGTCATCCGAACGAAGTCGATGAAATCGTCATTGACCGCTATGTGAACTATTTGCGGACCGAGAAGGGCAACTCAGGCTCAACCGTGAACCGCAAAATGTCTGCTGTGCGGGTTCTCCTGAAGAGGGCCAAGCGTTACCGCCTGATCAGCTTCCTTCCTGAGTTCCAGCGTTTCGATGAGACCAAGGGATCGTTGAACTTCCTGAACTTCGGTGAAGAGAACCCGATCCTCGGTAAACTTGAGCACCTCGGCTACGAGGCTCATTACGATCTGGTCTGCTTCTTGCTCGATACAGGTTGCCGCATCAGTGAAGCCTTGAACCTCGAATGGCGAACCGTTCGTGGCGATAGGGTGACCTTTGAGAACCGCAAAAACGGCCAGTTCGGGACTGTCCCTCTGACCAAACGTGCAAGTGAAGCTCTCAAGCGCCGCAAGAAGCTCGGCAAACATCCCGACAAACCATTCGGTGAGTTGACCTACAAGGGCGCTCATGGCGTTCTGCGTCAGGTGTACGCTCAGCTGGGCGGGGAGTTCGCCAAGATTACCCAGCCGTTCCATGTCTACCGTCACTCTTGCGCTAGCCGCTTGGCAATCCGCAACGTGAACGCCAAGAGAATCATGGAGTGGATGGATCACTCGTCTATCATCGTAACGCAGCGTTATATGAAGCTTGCTGTGACCGATCTGGACGAAGCAAAAAATGCCCTTGAAGTGGCCTGA